The sequence TAACTAAAGCCGAATAAAGTTTTTTGATTTTTATTTCATCATTTGGTTCATTTAGCAATGTTGACCATTCTTCTGATATATTACTAAATAGATCTAACTCATCTATTTCTTGAAGTATTTTTATAGCATTTTGACTAATAGCCATTAGATTTCAGTCCTTATAAATTTTTTGGTAAAACTATTATAGAGAAAATTAACAGTTAATGAATTGATTATTAAACTAAACAAATAATACCTAATTGTTTGGTCAATTTAAAGAGTATTTTTTTAAATAATTTCGTTAACTGTATTGGTTGTATGGCATGTATGGTATAAACTAGTGTAATTCTTGTTTTTATGGTCAATTATAATATGTTAATAAACAACGATAATCTTATATTTAGCTCTGTTGAAAAGATAAAATACTCAGCAAGAAGAGGAATGCTTGAGCTTGATATCATATTGGCTCCATATTTAAACAACTGTTATATGAAAGAAGATCTACAGAATAAAAAGCTTTTTGTTGAATTTTTGACAAGTGAAGATAGTGATTTGTTCGACTGGCTTTTTAAAGGAGTAGAGGCTCCAAAAAAGTATCAGGAATTGATAAAGAAAATTGTAGATGAAAAGAAAAGGTTTAATGATAATAACTTAAAATAGAGAAGAGGAAGTTTTATGAACAACTTACTAAACCACACTGGTGAGCATCCTATTTCTAAGGAAATAATGAATATTTCTCAATACTGGCTAATAGACGAAAAAAAAGCGGTTACAAACCTTGTTGAAAAAGCACAAATTTCTAGTGTCGCAAAAGCTAAAGTTCGTGAGAGAGCTTATGACCTAGTTGCTCAAGTTAGAAAGAATAGGCTCAAAAAATCAGGTATAGATGCTTTTATGATTGAATACGATTTATCTTCAGAAGAAGGTATCGTCCTAATGTGTCTTGCTGAAGCATTATTAAGGGTTCCTGATAAATATACTATAGATTTACTTATTAAAGATAAGCTAACAAGTGCTGCATGGAAAGAGCACGTTGGTATGGAGAAGCATCTATTTGTAAATGCGGCAACTTGGAGTTTGATGCTAACAGGTAAGATCTTAAAAGATAGTAGAGGATCTTATAGAAAAGTTTTCCAAAACTTCCTTAAAAAGACAAGTGAGCCTGTTATTAGACAAGCAATGAAGCAAGCTATGAAAATAGTTGGTAAACAATATGTTCTTGGTGAAACTATTGAAGAGGCTTTAAAAGTATCTCA is a genomic window of Francisella sp. LA112445 containing:
- a CDS encoding succinate dehydrogenase assembly factor 2, yielding MLINNDNLIFSSVEKIKYSARRGMLELDIILAPYLNNCYMKEDLQNKKLFVEFLTSEDSDLFDWLFKGVEAPKKYQELIKKIVDEKKRFNDNNLK